The Negativicoccus succinicivorans genome contains the following window.
CAAAGCCGGTAAAACACCGTAAATACAACACAAACTAAGTCCGGAATAAAGAAACACAAGAAGTGTATCCCATGGGCGATCTTTCATAATCTGTAAAGTAACGGTTAAGTCATTCAAAAAACGTAAAAATTTTCGAATACGTTGCTTGGAAAAACCGCAAGTATGTAGCATTACAAACGTCCATTTTTTGCCAGAAGCACCGGAGAACAACCAAAATCCGAATAAGCAAGCCAATAAAAAGGCTATCGCAATATAAAACAAAGTGCTGTTACCTATATACGGAATGTCCAAGTGATCAAAGAAAAAGACAAACGGTAACGCAAACACTAAAAACAGGATCGAAAAAATGGTTCGGATGATAACGATCATACTGCTTTTAGCCACCGGTACGCCGATGCTTCGCAAAATCAGTACTTGTGCAATGGCACCACCGGCAGCGCCGGGGGTCAGCAATCCCATAAAGTAGTTACCGAAAATCACCTGCATAATGCCGATCAGACGCACTTTATAACCGTTCATTGCCACAAGACGTTGCAAACGCAGACCGTCAAAATACATACCGACACTCCAAATTCCAAGCGCCAGTATAATATTGGAAACGGAAAAATACGTAAGTGCGTGCCAGGTAGTAAAGTCGATGGTAAAGTACACCGTGCAAAAGGTCACAATTGCAATCAGTGCAAATAATAAAATACCGTTACGGACGGTATGATTCATGCGCCGATCACTCCAAAATTGATTCTGTGAATGCCTTCATGCATCAACAATTCATAAACATTCGGCGAAGTTAACGCCTGGTACTCTTTTTCCCAGTTATATTCCCAGCCATATTGAGCTCCCAGGTGAAGGTTGCTGCTGCCCGGATGGCACATCAATTCATGGAAACCATCTCGCAATTGCGGGAAAAGTTGCAACAATTTGCGTTCCGTCAAATGGCCGCCATCCATCATCCCCCAAAAATGTTCGGTCGTCGCCATTCCGGCTGCACGTATTTTACGTCGTGCCCGATTCGCTAACACGGTAAGGCCCGTTTTTCCAAACAAGCGACGCCAATCCGCAAGATGTTTACCGTAGCGAATATTTTCGGCCGGAATGCGCATCGCACGAATATGATATTTCTCACATAAGGTCAACACAATCGGTAAGACACGTGGCCAGACATGTAAATGCTGGTGTCCGTCGACATGTGTAATAGTTAATTTTGTTCCCGCAATTTTCGCAAATTGGGCTGAAAGCTCCCGATACACATCATTGTAATCAATTTCTCCGGCCAAATCGCGGCGAATGAATTCACCATAGTCGGCCAATAATTTACCGTTTTCGTCAAGCAAACTTTTGACTTCCGCCGGATCCGCCACCGGGTCTATCCCACCGACTAACGCAGTATGAATGCCCACTCCGAGTCGCGGTAACGTTTCTGCTACGGCGATTGCGTCTTCAAAAGCGGCGCCGCCTGCTAATAAAGTTGTGCTGGTTATAATCCCGTTTTGAAAACCACGAGCAATCGCTTCATTGACAGACGGATGTAAACCGAAATCATCCGCATTCACAATTAAAAATTTCATATTGGCTCCTTATCGATAACGGTCAAACGTTGAGAAGTGCCATTTGCCGATCATTTGTAAGTCTTTTTGTGCATGTTTTTGTGCAAAACTTGCCAAGAACCGGCGCACCATAAACGACGCCCCCTTGGGAAGTGTCGTATAATATTTTCTTCCCAACTCTGCCAGCGTATCTACAAATGCGGCACGGGCCAAGATAGACGCCATTGCCACCGCAGGGTATCGTTCGCCGCGAGGCGTTTGCAAAAGAGGCACGGTAATTTGCGCCGTCGCCCATTTTTTTTGCATTAGTTCTTCGCGAGCGAAACGATCCAAAATAATTTGCTCAGCAGGAAAACACTGTAATAATTTTTTCATATTGGCGAAATGCAAATCAGTCAAAAGATCATTCAAGTTTTTGCCGTTTTTTTGGTAAGCGGCATATTTTTCATTATATAATTGCGGAACAAGTATTGTGACTTCAGCTTGATCCTCATATTGATCCAGAAAACGTTGCGCTAATTTCGTAATTTGGAGATCGGTCAGTTCTTTACTGTCACGAACGCCCCATGATACTACTTCTCGAGCCTGATCTTTGGTAAGGTACACGGCTGCGACAACAAGCGGTCCCAGTACATCCCCCTTACCGGATTCATCACAACCGATCACATACGTGTCAATTACTTTTCTATCTTCCGTTGCCGCTTTGGTTTTCTTTACTTCCGCGCCGGACGAATTAAGATTGGTTGCCAGGGCCTCCAGTTCTTCTTTCCATTCAGGATCCTTGGTTTGGATCACCAGTCGGAAGCCTTTTTTACCGTGATAAGTGTTTAAAATTGCCGTCTTTTCAGCGCGCACAACTTTCCACTGGATACCGTACGGGATCGTTTTTGTATTAGTTATTATTATATCATATTGCTTCAGACGCTGAGCCAATTTCTGACGCAGAACATCCGGCGACTCATTTGGCAAGCCTATCTTCCCCTTTCATTTTCGCTTCCGCTTGCACCTGTCGTAACGGCATGTTTTGCACTCGTGCAATACGGGCACAATCTTCATACTCCGGCTTACATTTATACTCGTTTCCTACGCGAGCGTACTTCACGCGCACCGATTCACCGTATAAGAAAATCTCTGTTTCTTGCGTCGGTAAAACCGTTCGCTCACACGTAAATTCGCGTACTCCCCAACTGGTTGTTTCCTGCAAGATGAAGTCAACCAGCGCTTGCGATTGCTTTTCCTCACAAAGTACACACAAGGTAACTGCCGGACGACTTTTTTTCATAACAATCGGGATATACCAAACATCCGACGCACCTGACGCCAAAAGTCGTTCCTGCACATAGGCAAGCGTTTCCGGCGTCATGTCATCCAGATTAGTCTCCAATTGTTTCATGACGGATCCTTTTCTCGGCAAATTGCTGCAGCTACTCGAGCAGCACCATAACCGTTATCAATATTTACCACTGCGACTTTATCTGCACAGCTGGTAAGCATCCCGAAAAGAGCCGTCATGCCGTTTTGCGCGACACCGTACCCCGCCGAAGTCGGCACGCCGATCACCGGAGCCGAAATTAATCCGCTTATCACCGTAGGGAGTGCGCCCTCCATACCGGCAATCGCAATGCAAACTTGTGCATCCTTCAGTTCTTTACAAACCGCCAGCAAGCGATGTATCCCCGCCACACCGCGATCGTAATATGCTTTCACGGGAATGCCTAAAAACTCAAGTGTTGCCACCGCTTCACGAGCTACACTTTCATCCGCGGCACCGGCGGTTACTACCGCCACGAAAGAGCGTATGGTTTGATGAGAACATTGGCCGTACGAAAATACACGTCCAATCTCGTCCCATTTGGCTTGCGGTGCGAGTGTATGTAAATATTCGCCCATTTCCTTACTCAATCGAGTCAAAAGCAAGGGCTTGCTTTGATTTATTGCATATGAAAGTAACTCTGTAAGCTGTTCTTGCGTTTTCCCGCTGGCCAATACCACCTCGGGAAACCCCTGTCGCTGAACGCGATTATCATCCCAACAAAGGCGATTAATATCCGTAAAACCATAATACTCCCGAATGTTTTTTTCCAATTCAGCCAAATCAAGAGCATTATTTTTCCATGCTTTTAGCCAATTCCCGAGAGGTTCCGTCATAGCCTGTCCCTTCCCTCACCAAGCGATGATGAAATAAAATAATCGCTGCCGCCATGGCTACATTAAGTGATTCTACAGTAGGCGATATCGGAATATGGAAACGCGCATCGGCCTGCTGTAAAATTTCTTCAGGAATGCCTTTACCTTCGTTACCGAAAAGCCAAAAAACATTGCGCTGTGAAGGCATCATTTCATACGATACACTTTCACCAAGTGTGGTAGCCCAAAGCGGCATCTGCCGTTTGCGGGCCGCATCATATAAATCTTTCGGAATAATCTGCTGCACCACAGGAATTTGTAAAATAGTTCCCATGGAACTGCGCACCGCTTTATCGTTAAATAAATCGACAGTACCTTTCGTTGTCCAAACGGCGGCACACTCCGCCGCTGCCGCAAGACGAACTATTGTCCCCGCATTTCCGGGGTCCTGCACACCGCACAATACTGCAATGGGACCCGGTTGTATGTCTGTTTCCTTCGGTAAACTTGCTGTTTTCACAACTGCGGCAATTTCCTGACTGGCTTCCGTTTGCGCGAGTGCTTTGAACATTTTCGAAGGCACTATAAAAAGAGGCACCTTTTCCGCTATGGTAAGGCCGCTCGCCTGCAGCCCCGCCTCGGTAGCCCAGATCTCATATTGCAAACCGGCCGATTGCAAGATAACCTCCACAGCACGTACGCCTTCTACCAGAAACGAACCGTGCTGCTCACGATATTTACGTTGTGATAGCGCACAGACCCGTTTCCAATGCGGATTTTGTAAGCTGGAAATTTCTTTTTTCACGATTCCAACAACTCCCGAAAGTATCCTGATGTATTGGCCAATTCCTGATAGGTGCCGGTCTGAATAATCCGACCTTCCCGAAATACATAAATACGATCCGCATTCCGAATCGTCGACAAGCGATGTGCAATCAAAAGAATCGTACGTTCACCGCGAATACCGGCTAGGGATTTTTGAATTCTTTCTTCCGTAGCGCTATCCATATTCGCAGTTGCTTCATCCAAAACCAACACCGGATACCGTCGCGCCATCACACGAGCTAACGATAACAACTGTCGCTCTCCCGCCGAAAAAAAGCTTCCCAGATATCCCGCCTGGGTATAAATACCTTGCGGTAGTTGTTGAATTTCATCCCAAAGATTTACTTTTTGCAAAGCATGAATAATCCGCTCCGGTGTTAACGTCGGATTATGTAAGCTGATATTTTCCGCCACCGTACCTTTAAACAAATGCTGATTTTGAAAAACGTAACCCAAGAGTGTACGAGTGGAGGCGATCGAATAATCTTCAATCGGTTTGTCGTTTAAAAGAATACGCCCCCGTTGCGGAATATACATGCGCAATGCAAGCGACATCACTGTCGTTTTACCTGCCCCTGAAGTGCCGGCAATACCCACCAACTCTCCATTATCGACATAGAAGGAAACATCTTTCAGCACCCATTTTTCCTCGTCACCATAATGGAACCAGACATTCTCAAACTCCAAAGACCTGAACGGCTCTTCAAAATCCGGGCGATCGTCAATTTCCGTCACGCTCGTTTGCTCCCACATTTCGCCCACGCGATCAACCCCCGCCAAGGCAGACTGCAAGGTATTGTAGCGTTCTGCCATACCGCGAACCGGAGCAAAAAACTTCTCAATATACTGAATAAAAACAAACACGAGTGCCGCATCCGTAATATCGACGGCTAAATTGGTATAACCTAAAATCAGCACTACACAAATAAAATAAGTAAAATCGACAAACGGTCGAAAGACGGAAAATGTACGGACCTCCTGAATTCCTGCCGTGACATAGGCCTGATTAATCGTATCATACTCTTTAATGACTGCTTTTTCCGCATTGTATGATTTGACAATCATGATACCGCTCATCGCTTCCTGAATAAAACTGTTGGAAACAGAAATACAGGAACGCACTTTGCGATACGCTCGACGGCTGTATTGGCGGAAAATATATACCGCAATTCCCAGTAAAATCATTACCGTCAAAGATGCCAAGGCGAGGCGCATATGCATTTGCAGCAAAATTACAATGATGCCGACCATCATTAAAAAGTCACCGCAAAAAGGAATTAAAACCTCGATAAAAAAAGCGCGAATCGCATCTGTGTCATTCGTTACCTTGGTGACTAAATTACCGGTTTTGTAGCGTTTCAGCGAACTTTCCGACTGCACTAAAATGCGTTCGAAAACGTTTTGACGAATGCGATAAATAATATTTTGCCCAACATATTGCAAAGAAAAATTCAACGCATATAAAAGTCCGACGCTTAGAAATACCGTTGTCAAATACAACCAACCGACCCGATATAAAGCGGTAAGATCTTTCACGGGAAATATATCGCTGATTGCGTATTTCAATAGGTACGGACGCAACAGATCGAGTCCCACTGTCACCGCTACCAGTATTCCGGCCAATACCCACCAACCGTAATACGGTTTTGCATAATTAAATAAGAGCCGGAGTTGCTTCAAATCGCGGCGATTTTTTCGTTGTTTATTCGCCATCGCTTATGCCTCCTGCTGATGATATAAAACGTAATACTCGCCGTGCCGATTCCACAGTTCCTCATGAGTGCCCTGTTCAACGATGTGTCCATCTTTAAAAACGAAGATAATATCGGCATCACGCAAGGCATCAATGCGCTGGGAAATAAAAAGGATCGTATATTTTCGACGCAGTTTTAAAATACTTTCTTCAATCATCGCAGCCGTTTGAAAATCGAGTGCCGAAAAAACGTCATCCAAAAGCAACAAGGGTGCCCGTTTGTATAAAGCACGAGCAATTCCGATACGCTGCCGTTGTCCCCCGGAGAGATCCGTACCTGCTTCCTGCAATTTGCTGCTTGGTCCCTGTAAACGATCCTGCAAAGAAAGTGAAATCGCCGTATCATCCATTAACTGTTGGACATAATCCATATCCTGCTCCTGCGCGGGTGCGGGGAAAGTGATATTGTCAGCCACTGTTTTTGAAAAAAGAATTTGCTCCTGCGGAACAAACCCGCTCAGCGCACGCAGGTCTTCTAAACAGTACGAACGCACATCTTTGTCATTAATAAACAACGTACCTGCCGGCGGATTGTACAAGCGAAGCAACAATTTGAAAAATGTAGTCTTGCCGCTGCCCGGTGCGCCGACGAGCCCAACAAATGCCCCTTCGGGAATAGTTAGATTCACATCGCAAAGCGCCGGTGTGTCCGCTTCGGGATAGGTAAAGGTAAGATGTTCTGCTCGAACCTTTGCTTGTGCAGGCACACTGTCTCGATGGTCCGCGCAGTCATCCGTTGCCTGTTCTTCCGGCCACTCAAAATACTCGCGCAAACGATCATATGAGCCCAAGGCCCGATTCATCACTGCAATCAAGCCGCCGACTCCCATCGTGGCCATGATCAACATACCGATATACCCGTTAATAGCAACAAAATCACCGACGGAAATTTCATCGTTGATAACCAGTCTGCCACAAATAAAAAGTGAAACTGCATAGCAAATCATCGGTAAAATACGCATCATCGGTATAAATACAGCTTGCACGCGGGCAAGTGATAAGTTGCCCTGCATATTTTCTTCATTTAATGTTGCAAAATATCGTGCCACGGATGCTTCTTCGACAAGACTTTTAATGATAGGCAAGCCGAGAAACAGCTCTTGCGTATATTCGGTCAGATTACTGAATAGGTCCTGCACATGACGAAACCGTTTACGCACCACACGTCCGAGCAAAACTGCAGCCAGCAAAATTAACGGCATCGGCAATAAAACACGCACCGCCAGCGCTAATGTGATTTGACTTGCCATCATCCAAAGCGCCAAACCGTTTAAAAAGATCGCATCTACCAAAAGCAGCATCCCTAAACCGAATGCAATTCGGATCGACGTTACGTCATTGATAAGTAAAGCCATGATTTTGCCGGGACCATGTTTTTCGTAAAATTGCACCGGTAATCGGATGGATTTTTTGACAATCGCATCCCGCATTAAATATTCACTTTTGCGCATTTGACCGAGAATGCAAAGGCGGTAGCCAAATTTGCACACTAAAATTGCCAGCCCCAACAGCAAAATATTGCCCACATAGCTGGCAAGATGTGTCTTCCCTAAACTGATATCATCTATCGCGGCCCCCAGTAATTTGGGCACCCATAATTGCAATACATCTACTGCAATTAAAAGTAGAATACCCAAAAAGTAGACCGGAAAATGCGGCCATAAAAACCGTTTGAAAAATTGTCGATAATTCATTATTCACTCCTTACGTACAGTTATTGTAACATATTCCTTATGCATCTATTAAAAAGAAGCCGAGGCGCTGCCCCGGCTTCTTTTTAATGCTAAAAAATATTTTCTTTGTACGTATGGTAAAGATCATCCAGCTCCTGCAACTTTTTATCCATTTCAATCTGCATTGCAGAGGCCTGATCATAATCGCCTTCCACCAACAACGAGCGAATTTGTGTAAAAATACTCTTTTTTCCGATATCGTCTTTCGCAAGTTCATTACGACGGGAAACAATTTCTTCCCAACGCTTACGATCCAACTCATTATCCGCCGGTAATTCTTTATACGAACACAAACGGTACATTGCTTCATCAATAATGCGATTGTGCAATTCCAGTTTCCAACGGTTGATGACCCCGGTCAAGAACGATTCCATCAGTCGCTTCGAGAACGCATCTCCTGCCGCTAACGCCTCCTGCTTACCAGGATTCTCGCGCAACATTTTGATATTTTCCCAAACGGTTGCCGGCGGACGCGAGAAATGATGCTGACGTTCCTCTTCGGTGAACATTTCAAAGACATCTTCTTCACTGCGATACGCCCGATCTTTTTCCAAGTAATCGGCGTCATCTCCCGGGGCTTTCGACAATTCTGCCAACAACTCATCGGTTGTTTTACCGCTCTTCACCGCATATTTAATACCGTCCAGTGCGGCGAGGTAGCACAAGGCAATGCAAGTATATGTATTCGTGTACGGATTCGGTGCACGCAATTCAAAGCGAGTGGCCAGCGGGTTCTTAAGGTCACGGATTAAACCGATTAAAATGGTGCGATTTCGCGACGGAATCGCCGGCGCCTGACCAAGGGATGTAACAATACAAACCGGTGCTTCAAAGCCCGGCTGTAAACGATTTAACGCATCCGTTGTGGAGCTGATAAACGGATTCATTGCTTCGTAGTTTTTCAAAATGCCCATGATCGCACCGTAACCGAGTACGCTGACAAAGTCTTCTTTCATATCTTTCGGCGCAAATAAGTTGATTACTTTGCCCGATTTCATTTTTGCAGACAGTCCGATATGTGTATGTTTACCGCTGCCGGCAACACCGTGGATCGGTTTCGCTTTAAAAGTGACCTCTAAACCGTGTTTGCGAAATGTTTCACGAACAATAATACGCGCTTCCAGTTCGTTATCAGCAGTCTGCAGTGGATTGGACGAGAATTTCCAGTCGATTTCCAACTGTTCCAAAATGTTTATAAGGCGCCCGTTGTCATCAATGCGCGGTTTTACACCGCCCACTTCTTTATGACCCATTTCAGGCTGCAAGCCTAATTTTTTCAACAACTCAATGGATTCTTCCATTGCAGTGCGAACCGCTCCATGGGTTCGTTGCCAGTATTGCTCTTTCATGCGCTGCGAAACCGATAATGCACGGCTGTCGATCGGCTGACTCGGCGTTTTTACCCAAAATTCAAGTTCGGTCGCTGTGGTAAATAAAAGTTCGTCAATTTCTTTAACATTAACGTGCTCCATCCCCGGAACCGTATGCGTCGAAAGTAACTCTAAAATCTCCTGTTCAACATACGCAATACTGCGTTTCAAGATCGAACGGGCATCTACCATTTCTCCATTGTGGATCAAAAAAGCCGGAATGCGGAGTGTCCCGATCGGCTTTCCCGTTTGTGGATCCAAATGATCGTAATTGTAGTCGACCACCCAATTTACGTCTGGGTCGGCAATCATATCGATTCGGGCATTATTTAGTGTAGCAATCGTGGGAAGAACCACCGATGAACCATCGGTTTGCACTGCATCACCGGAGAAAAAGTCGTTATAATTTTTAAAAAACAATTCAATCGGAATACGTTCATCGGTATCGTTACCGGCCATATCAATCCCGACAATGGAAACATATTGAATTTCAGGGTACTGTGCTAATAACGAAAGTACACCTTCTTTACCGTATTTGCCTGCGGGAATGACATAAAGAAGTTCTTCATCACGTAACATGTTCATTTGGTTCCTCCTCAATAAAAAGACCTCAACACGATATCGAGTTGAGGTCCCCATTGACCGAATATTCTATTTATTGCTGGCCAACCACTCACGTACAGCTTGGTTGACTACTTTCCCATCTGCCCGGCCTTTTAACCGAGGCATAACAGCCTTCATCAAAGTCCCTATATTTCGTTCTTCAGGTGCTAATTGGGAAGCGGTTTCGACAACAATGTTACCCACTTCTTCTGCACTGACAGGCTGCGGTAAATAGCGACTCAATACTTCAATCTCTGCTTTAGTTTGCGTAATCAGATCATGACGATCCGATTTTTCAAACTCCGCCAAAGAATCTTTCCGGAGTTTCATTTCTTTCGCTAAAATACCTATGACATCTTCTTCTGCTAAAGGCTCAGAACTGTCAATCTCAGCATTTTTAATCGCGGCGCGAGCCATGCGGATGACCGAGAGTGCAAGCTTGCCATCTTCTTTGGCCTTCATGGCCTCTTTCATGTCACGCTGCAGGGTTTCTTGAATGGTCATCAACTTTCACCTTCTCGTTATTTAAATTTACGTTTTCTGGCCGCTTCCGATTTCTTTTTACGACGAACGCTCGGCTTTTCATAATGTTCGCGTTTTCTCACTTCAGAAAGAACCCCGGCTTTTTGGCAGGAACGTTTAAATCTGCGAAGAGCACTATCGAAAGACTCGCCCTTTTTAACTCTGATTTCAGACATTGATATCCCTCCCTCCAAATAGTCGTATGGGGTGCAATTGCACTAATTAAAATTATAAGCCCCGACGCTGCATTTGTCAATCTGCAAACGGAGGCCAACCTAACGCTTTGCCACCGATTATATGCGCATGAAAATGGGGTACCGTCTGACCACCGTCAGCACCTGTATTGATGACGACGCGATAGCCGCTTTCGGCAAGGCCGAGTTGACTTGCCACCGCTTGTACGGTGCTGAAAAAATGTGCAAATTGATCTTCCGTTTCGGCATCCGTAATTTGATTGATGCTTTGAACATGTTGTTTAGGTACGACCAAAACATGTACCGGCGCCGTTGGCGCAAGGTCATTGAAGGCAACAAAATCATCATTTTCAAAAACTTTCGAACTGGGAATCGTACCGTTTGCAATTTGACAAAAAATACAGTCTTTCATGGTTACCCCTCCTCGATTCTTTCGCCGATCAACATGGCTCCGTCGTCAGAGACGACTCGTGTCGAACAAATCATACCTGCTTTCCGCCCCTCGCCTTTGATTGTTAGCTGACAATAATGAGGTGTAAAGCCTTTCCATGCACCATCTTCCGTTTGTTGTTCCAATAAAACATTCGTGGTTTTCCCGATAAAAGAGCGCCGGTAATCGGTGGCCGTTTGCTCCGCCACTTTTTCTGCGGCATGCACTCGCTCCTTTTTAACCGCTTCAGAAACTTGATCCGGAAACGTCGCTGCCGCAGTGCCGTTGC
Protein-coding sequences here:
- a CDS encoding ribonuclease HIII produces the protein MPNESPDVLRQKLAQRLKQYDIIITNTKTIPYGIQWKVVRAEKTAILNTYHGKKGFRLVIQTKDPEWKEELEALATNLNSSGAEVKKTKAATEDRKVIDTYVIGCDESGKGDVLGPLVVAAVYLTKDQAREVVSWGVRDSKELTDLQITKLAQRFLDQYEDQAEVTILVPQLYNEKYAAYQKNGKNLNDLLTDLHFANMKKLLQCFPAEQIILDRFAREELMQKKWATAQITVPLLQTPRGERYPAVAMASILARAAFVDTLAELGRKYYTTLPKGASFMVRRFLASFAQKHAQKDLQMIGKWHFSTFDRYR
- a CDS encoding GatB/YqeY domain-containing protein, with product MTIQETLQRDMKEAMKAKEDGKLALSVIRMARAAIKNAEIDSSEPLAEEDVIGILAKEMKLRKDSLAEFEKSDRHDLITQTKAEIEVLSRYLPQPVSAEEVGNIVVETASQLAPEERNIGTLMKAVMPRLKGRADGKVVNQAVREWLASNK
- the rpsU gene encoding 30S ribosomal protein S21, encoding MSEIRVKKGESFDSALRRFKRSCQKAGVLSEVRKREHYEKPSVRRKKKSEAARKRKFK
- the larC gene encoding nickel insertion protein; the protein is MKQLETNLDDMTPETLAYVQERLLASGASDVWYIPIVMKKSRPAVTLCVLCEEKQSQALVDFILQETTSWGVREFTCERTVLPTQETEIFLYGESVRVKYARVGNEYKCKPEYEDCARIARVQNMPLRQVQAEAKMKGEDRLAK
- a CDS encoding TrmH family RNA methyltransferase; protein product: MKKEISSLQNPHWKRVCALSQRKYREQHGSFLVEGVRAVEVILQSAGLQYEIWATEAGLQASGLTIAEKVPLFIVPSKMFKALAQTEASQEIAAVVKTASLPKETDIQPGPIAVLCGVQDPGNAGTIVRLAAAAECAAVWTTKGTVDLFNDKAVRSSMGTILQIPVVQQIIPKDLYDAARKRQMPLWATTLGESVSYEMMPSQRNVFWLFGNEGKGIPEEILQQADARFHIPISPTVESLNVAMAAAIILFHHRLVREGTGYDGTSRELAKSMEK
- a CDS encoding histidine triad nucleotide-binding protein, which translates into the protein MKDCIFCQIANGTIPSSKVFENDDFVAFNDLAPTAPVHVLVVPKQHVQSINQITDAETEDQFAHFFSTVQAVASQLGLAESGYRVVINTGADGGQTVPHFHAHIIGGKALGWPPFAD
- a CDS encoding ChbG/HpnK family deacetylase is translated as MKFLIVNADDFGLHPSVNEAIARGFQNGIITSTTLLAGGAAFEDAIAVAETLPRLGVGIHTALVGGIDPVADPAEVKSLLDENGKLLADYGEFIRRDLAGEIDYNDVYRELSAQFAKIAGTKLTITHVDGHQHLHVWPRVLPIVLTLCEKYHIRAMRIPAENIRYGKHLADWRRLFGKTGLTVLANRARRKIRAAGMATTEHFWGMMDGGHLTERKLLQLFPQLRDGFHELMCHPGSSNLHLGAQYGWEYNWEKEYQALTSPNVYELLMHEGIHRINFGVIGA
- a CDS encoding ABC transporter ATP-binding protein; this translates as MNYRQFFKRFLWPHFPVYFLGILLLIAVDVLQLWVPKLLGAAIDDISLGKTHLASYVGNILLLGLAILVCKFGYRLCILGQMRKSEYLMRDAIVKKSIRLPVQFYEKHGPGKIMALLINDVTSIRIAFGLGMLLLVDAIFLNGLALWMMASQITLALAVRVLLPMPLILLAAVLLGRVVRKRFRHVQDLFSNLTEYTQELFLGLPIIKSLVEEASVARYFATLNEENMQGNLSLARVQAVFIPMMRILPMICYAVSLFICGRLVINDEISVGDFVAINGYIGMLIMATMGVGGLIAVMNRALGSYDRLREYFEWPEEQATDDCADHRDSVPAQAKVRAEHLTFTYPEADTPALCDVNLTIPEGAFVGLVGAPGSGKTTFFKLLLRLYNPPAGTLFINDKDVRSYCLEDLRALSGFVPQEQILFSKTVADNITFPAPAQEQDMDYVQQLMDDTAISLSLQDRLQGPSSKLQEAGTDLSGGQRQRIGIARALYKRAPLLLLDDVFSALDFQTAAMIEESILKLRRKYTILFISQRIDALRDADIIFVFKDGHIVEQGTHEELWNRHGEYYVLYHQQEA
- the larB gene encoding nickel pincer cofactor biosynthesis protein LarB; this encodes MTEPLGNWLKAWKNNALDLAELEKNIREYYGFTDINRLCWDDNRVQRQGFPEVVLASGKTQEQLTELLSYAINQSKPLLLTRLSKEMGEYLHTLAPQAKWDEIGRVFSYGQCSHQTIRSFVAVVTAGAADESVAREAVATLEFLGIPVKAYYDRGVAGIHRLLAVCKELKDAQVCIAIAGMEGALPTVISGLISAPVIGVPTSAGYGVAQNGMTALFGMLTSCADKVAVVNIDNGYGAARVAAAICREKDPS
- a CDS encoding glutamine synthetase, whose protein sequence is MLRDEELLYVIPAGKYGKEGVLSLLAQYPEIQYVSIVGIDMAGNDTDERIPIELFFKNYNDFFSGDAVQTDGSSVVLPTIATLNNARIDMIADPDVNWVVDYNYDHLDPQTGKPIGTLRIPAFLIHNGEMVDARSILKRSIAYVEQEILELLSTHTVPGMEHVNVKEIDELLFTTATELEFWVKTPSQPIDSRALSVSQRMKEQYWQRTHGAVRTAMEESIELLKKLGLQPEMGHKEVGGVKPRIDDNGRLINILEQLEIDWKFSSNPLQTADNELEARIIVRETFRKHGLEVTFKAKPIHGVAGSGKHTHIGLSAKMKSGKVINLFAPKDMKEDFVSVLGYGAIMGILKNYEAMNPFISSTTDALNRLQPGFEAPVCIVTSLGQAPAIPSRNRTILIGLIRDLKNPLATRFELRAPNPYTNTYTCIALCYLAALDGIKYAVKSGKTTDELLAELSKAPGDDADYLEKDRAYRSEEDVFEMFTEEERQHHFSRPPATVWENIKMLRENPGKQEALAAGDAFSKRLMESFLTGVINRWKLELHNRIIDEAMYRLCSYKELPADNELDRKRWEEIVSRRNELAKDDIGKKSIFTQIRSLLVEGDYDQASAMQIEMDKKLQELDDLYHTYKENIF
- a CDS encoding lysylphosphatidylglycerol synthase transmembrane domain-containing protein, whose translation is MNHTVRNGILLFALIAIVTFCTVYFTIDFTTWHALTYFSVSNIILALGIWSVGMYFDGLRLQRLVAMNGYKVRLIGIMQVIFGNYFMGLLTPGAAGGAIAQVLILRSIGVPVAKSSMIVIIRTIFSILFLVFALPFVFFFDHLDIPYIGNSTLFYIAIAFLLACLFGFWLFSGASGKKWTFVMLHTCGFSKQRIRKFLRFLNDLTVTLQIMKDRPWDTLLVFLYSGLSLCCIYGVLPALLWKSNTAVSNLFLLGRMIVLNFMLYFAPTPGGTGIAEGFFVLLFKGYVPRGTVGLLAVMWRFIAEYIPFFLGMYFMLTLFGKKYLLGKTQDPGHLPQRLEE
- a CDS encoding ABC transporter ATP-binding protein; protein product: MANKQRKNRRDLKQLRLLFNYAKPYYGWWVLAGILVAVTVGLDLLRPYLLKYAISDIFPVKDLTALYRVGWLYLTTVFLSVGLLYALNFSLQYVGQNIIYRIRQNVFERILVQSESSLKRYKTGNLVTKVTNDTDAIRAFFIEVLIPFCGDFLMMVGIIVILLQMHMRLALASLTVMILLGIAVYIFRQYSRRAYRKVRSCISVSNSFIQEAMSGIMIVKSYNAEKAVIKEYDTINQAYVTAGIQEVRTFSVFRPFVDFTYFICVVLILGYTNLAVDITDAALVFVFIQYIEKFFAPVRGMAERYNTLQSALAGVDRVGEMWEQTSVTEIDDRPDFEEPFRSLEFENVWFHYGDEEKWVLKDVSFYVDNGELVGIAGTSGAGKTTVMSLALRMYIPQRGRILLNDKPIEDYSIASTRTLLGYVFQNQHLFKGTVAENISLHNPTLTPERIIHALQKVNLWDEIQQLPQGIYTQAGYLGSFFSAGERQLLSLARVMARRYPVLVLDEATANMDSATEERIQKSLAGIRGERTILLIAHRLSTIRNADRIYVFREGRIIQTGTYQELANTSGYFRELLES